The Listeria monocytogenes genome window below encodes:
- a CDS encoding VanZ family protein: protein MQVQKCRFFVLLLPALYLLYGISLALQFGNNADLINTIANSCLLFLAIILLTNMARLKNWIDFIWFCVFILYIIILLHLVAYIAVGDFVNSTYTGNFHIQKEMINLIPFTTIENTFQQTLPTMPTIIQIFGNVLLLCPLSFFLLYFKITNTAGKTLLVIFLTSCGIELLQFAQTTMITGFESISLPPNRSTDIDDIILNTLSGIIGILLAYAVPSVRKRINKRR from the coding sequence ATGCAAGTCCAAAAATGCCGTTTTTTTGTGTTGTTATTGCCAGCATTATACCTCTTGTATGGAATCTCGCTTGCACTACAATTTGGGAATAATGCGGATTTAATTAATACTATTGCGAACAGTTGTTTACTTTTTTTAGCAATCATCCTACTAACCAACATGGCGAGACTAAAGAATTGGATAGACTTTATCTGGTTTTGCGTTTTTATTCTATATATAATTATTTTATTACATCTTGTTGCCTACATAGCTGTTGGAGATTTCGTCAACAGTACCTATACCGGTAATTTTCATATTCAAAAAGAAATGATTAACTTAATCCCTTTTACAACAATAGAAAATACATTTCAGCAAACATTACCAACGATGCCTACCATTATTCAAATTTTCGGGAATGTTTTATTGTTATGTCCACTGTCTTTCTTTTTACTTTACTTCAAGATAACAAACACAGCTGGTAAAACTTTATTAGTCATATTCTTAACATCTTGTGGCATCGAACTGCTTCAATTTGCGCAAACAACGATGATTACAGGATTTGAAAGCATTTCGCTACCACCCAATCGTTCTACAGATATAGACGACATCATTTTAAATACATTAAGTGGAATAATAGGCATTCTACTTGCTTATGCTGTACCATCTGTTAGAAAACGAATAAATAAAAGAAGATGA
- a CDS encoding methyl-accepting chemotaxis protein has product MNINAETEDATLLLDGLLQNVAIIRFDTNKKVTYANALFAEAMGYSEEEMLTLSHPDLCFPDFVQSASYKAMWTNLLAGQRFQNKIERKNARGERVWFEATYIPIIREDLVVGVAKIATDITRREETVHDFASGLKSMATNLKEHSNVGKTRSEALLELVKSITKESNENTDTLHDLQTEAQNIHGIINTINGIASQTNLLALNAAIEAARAGDAGRGFSVVAEEVRKLSSRVEEAIKEVEKSVNGITQEINTISSGTERVEAKVEESQEVLILSLEDFSQIESASTALDQNAGAFTKMI; this is encoded by the coding sequence ATGAATATTAATGCGGAAACAGAAGACGCAACTCTCCTTCTCGACGGTTTACTTCAAAACGTAGCAATCATCCGTTTTGATACTAATAAAAAAGTAACTTATGCTAATGCTCTTTTCGCCGAGGCAATGGGATACTCAGAAGAAGAAATGTTGACTTTATCCCATCCGGACTTATGCTTTCCTGATTTTGTCCAAAGTGCCAGTTATAAAGCAATGTGGACAAATTTGCTTGCTGGGCAAAGATTTCAAAATAAAATTGAACGAAAAAATGCACGCGGTGAACGTGTTTGGTTTGAAGCAACATATATTCCGATTATTCGTGAAGATTTAGTCGTTGGTGTTGCAAAAATCGCCACAGATATTACACGAAGAGAAGAAACGGTCCATGACTTTGCATCTGGTTTAAAAAGCATGGCAACCAATTTAAAAGAACATTCCAACGTTGGGAAAACGCGCAGTGAAGCTCTCCTCGAACTCGTGAAATCAATCACGAAAGAATCGAATGAAAATACAGATACGCTGCATGATTTGCAAACAGAGGCGCAAAATATTCATGGCATTATTAATACCATTAACGGCATTGCTTCCCAAACAAATTTACTTGCCTTAAATGCTGCCATTGAAGCCGCCCGTGCTGGTGATGCCGGACGCGGATTTAGCGTTGTAGCTGAAGAGGTTCGAAAGCTTTCAAGTCGTGTAGAAGAAGCAATTAAAGAAGTAGAAAAAAGCGTCAATGGTATCACACAAGAAATTAATACGATTTCCAGTGGCACAGAACGTGTCGAAGCAAAAGTGGAGGAAAGTCAAGAAGTCCTTATTTTGTCTTTAGAAGATTTTAGCCAAATTGAATCTGCCTCTACTGCCTTGGATCAAAATGCCGGTGCTTTCACAAAAATGATTTAA
- a CDS encoding cation diffusion facilitator family transporter — protein sequence MKELLGLLKEGNKSALTAALVNTIVSIIKGITYFFTGNIAMFAETLHSLGDAANQFFVFIGSALSKKRPTKRFPHGFGRMVNLVLLGAVIVVGIMAFETIREGFAHIIHPTSSTGFLINLTVLLLCTVLEFSVLVKAMHEIAHDVGLESKGLQLFKDSILNLGKAKAATKLVFLEDSVATGGGLLAMIAVIISHFTPFHQAEGIASMLIGVMMFIVVGKVFLDNAAGVIGESDQSMHLTVGQLVMSDPDVRDIQVLTVLKEGDVFHVDVEVELDPMLTLAEVDDIKDRLEENIGKLRGVADVLISFDEDDAIRNWEYGDGR from the coding sequence ATGAAAGAATTATTAGGGCTATTAAAAGAAGGTAATAAATCCGCCTTAACAGCGGCTCTTGTTAACACCATTGTTTCTATTATTAAAGGTATTACTTATTTTTTTACCGGAAATATCGCCATGTTCGCGGAAACGTTACATAGTTTGGGAGATGCGGCAAACCAGTTTTTTGTTTTTATAGGTTCTGCTTTAAGTAAAAAACGACCGACAAAACGCTTTCCGCATGGTTTTGGGCGAATGGTTAACTTAGTGTTACTTGGTGCTGTTATTGTTGTTGGGATAATGGCCTTTGAGACGATTCGTGAAGGATTCGCGCATATTATCCATCCAACAAGTTCCACTGGTTTCCTTATAAACCTTACTGTGCTCTTACTTTGTACTGTGCTAGAATTTTCTGTTTTAGTCAAGGCAATGCATGAGATTGCGCATGATGTTGGTTTAGAATCTAAAGGGCTTCAGTTATTTAAAGATAGTATTCTCAATTTAGGTAAAGCAAAAGCAGCGACTAAACTGGTGTTTTTGGAAGATTCCGTTGCAACTGGTGGTGGACTTCTTGCGATGATTGCGGTTATTATTTCTCACTTTACCCCTTTCCATCAAGCAGAAGGTATTGCATCTATGTTAATTGGTGTAATGATGTTTATCGTCGTTGGTAAAGTCTTTTTGGACAATGCGGCTGGAGTTATTGGCGAATCAGATCAAAGTATGCATTTAACTGTCGGTCAGCTCGTAATGAGTGATCCTGATGTGCGCGATATTCAAGTGTTAACCGTTCTTAAAGAAGGCGATGTTTTCCATGTCGATGTTGAAGTGGAATTAGATCCAATGCTCACTCTCGCTGAAGTGGATGATATTAAAGACCGTTTGGAAGAAAATATCGGAAAACTGCGCGGTGTTGCAGATGTACTCATTTCTTTTGATGAAGATGATGCTATCCGCAACTGGGAATATGGAGACGGGCGTTAA
- a CDS encoding GNAT family N-acetyltransferase: MRITGKRIYLRPFQITDAHQKLAFHLANKAFFEGYSMERDDRFYTIEEQQSLISRLEDFAASDVEYYYGIFLHDTDELIGTINLFSILRESLQSAFIGYFLDKEHNGNGYATEAVELIVDFGFDILGLHRIEAGVMPKNERSKQVLLKAGFHLEGLAVQNVRINGSWEDHQVLAIINPGD; this comes from the coding sequence ATGCGAATTACGGGGAAACGGATTTACTTAAGACCTTTTCAGATAACAGACGCCCATCAAAAACTAGCTTTTCATTTAGCGAATAAAGCTTTTTTTGAAGGTTATTCTATGGAGCGGGATGATCGTTTTTATACGATAGAAGAACAGCAATCGCTTATTTCACGTTTGGAAGATTTTGCTGCGAGTGATGTGGAGTACTATTATGGGATTTTCCTTCATGACACGGATGAGCTTATTGGTACGATTAATTTATTTAGTATTTTGCGTGAATCTCTACAATCAGCGTTCATTGGTTATTTTTTGGATAAGGAACATAATGGAAATGGTTATGCGACTGAGGCAGTGGAGTTGATAGTAGATTTTGGTTTTGACATTCTTGGTCTGCATCGAATTGAGGCAGGAGTGATGCCGAAAAACGAACGCTCCAAACAAGTCCTTTTAAAAGCGGGATTTCATTTAGAAGGGCTCGCAGTTCAAAATGTCCGCATAAATGGAAGTTGGGAAGATCATCAAGTCCTAGCAATTATTAATCCTGGAGACTAA
- a CDS encoding deoxynucleoside kinase has translation MEGVGNKVIVLAGMIGAGKSSYTELIANKLGTKAFYESIKDNRILEMFYDDPKRWAFALQIYFLNTRFRSIKAALTDQNNVLDRSIYEDALFTQINFEEGNISEPEMDTYLDLLDNMMEELAYMPKKAPDLLIYLRGSLDTVLSRIALRGRPYEQTFDNPGLLDYYKHLHSRYDSWFESYDKSETLVINIDEIDIKQPNDADYVMQLIHEKLKR, from the coding sequence ATGGAAGGAGTAGGAAATAAAGTGATTGTTTTAGCAGGAATGATTGGCGCTGGGAAAAGTAGTTATACAGAGCTAATTGCAAATAAACTTGGAACAAAGGCATTTTATGAAAGCATTAAGGATAACCGCATCCTTGAAATGTTTTATGATGACCCAAAAAGATGGGCTTTTGCCTTACAAATATATTTTTTAAATACCCGCTTTCGTAGTATTAAAGCTGCGTTAACGGATCAAAATAATGTGCTTGATCGTAGCATTTACGAGGACGCGCTTTTTACGCAAATTAATTTTGAAGAAGGCAATATTTCAGAACCTGAGATGGATACATACCTTGATTTACTCGACAATATGATGGAAGAACTTGCTTATATGCCGAAAAAAGCACCTGATTTGTTGATTTATTTGCGCGGAAGTTTGGACACTGTATTGAGCCGAATTGCTCTTCGTGGTCGTCCTTATGAGCAAACCTTTGATAATCCAGGTTTACTTGACTATTATAAGCACCTGCATAGTCGTTATGACAGCTGGTTTGAGTCTTATGATAAGAGTGAAACCCTTGTTATTAATATTGACGAAATAGATATTAAACAACCAAATGATGCCGATTATGTCATGCAACTCATTCATGAAAAATTAAAACGCTAA
- a CDS encoding DUF1128 domain-containing protein, whose translation MNLETPSQENLHFMLTEITTKLKMVNVGVFENLELDSVDYNALIDIYQLIKRKSNFSPREMQLFAEELRRIRK comes from the coding sequence ATGAATCTTGAAACCCCTTCACAGGAAAACTTGCATTTTATGTTAACCGAAATTACAACGAAACTAAAAATGGTGAATGTTGGTGTTTTTGAAAATCTGGAGCTTGACTCTGTTGATTATAACGCACTTATCGATATTTATCAGCTAATTAAACGTAAATCCAATTTTAGTCCGCGTGAGATGCAATTATTTGCAGAAGAATTACGCCGGATTCGCAAATAA
- the fosX gene encoding fosfomycin resistance hydrolase FosX, which translates to MISGLSHITLIVKDLNKTSTFLREIFDAEEIYSSGNQTFSLSKEKFFLIAGLWICIMEGDSLQERTYNHIAFQIQAEEVDEYIERIKSLGVEIKPERSRVPGEGRSIYFYDFDNHLFELHAGTLEERLKRYHE; encoded by the coding sequence ATGATTTCAGGTTTAAGCCATATCACTTTAATTGTAAAAGATTTGAATAAAACAAGCACATTCTTAAGAGAAATTTTTGATGCAGAAGAAATCTATTCTAGTGGCAATCAGACTTTTTCGCTTTCCAAAGAAAAGTTTTTTCTAATTGCTGGTCTGTGGATTTGCATTATGGAAGGAGATTCTTTACAAGAGCGAACTTACAACCATATTGCGTTCCAAATTCAAGCAGAGGAAGTGGATGAATATATTGAGCGGATTAAATCTCTTGGTGTGGAAATAAAACCAGAACGTTCTAGAGTACCAGGTGAGGGACGCTCGATTTATTTTTATGACTTTGATAATCATCTCTTTGAACTGCACGCTGGAACATTAGAAGAACGCTTAAAAAGGTATCACGAATAG
- a CDS encoding YihY/virulence factor BrkB family protein has translation MWKKVVKYTKKNGIVQIGQAVSARVGRNDVSGNAAQLAYYMLFSIFPMLLIAATLLAYLHIDKDSVFNMIKEFAPDQIMDFLEENLNNLLTQKNGGLLSIGIIATLWSASNGMNAVMKSLNKAYGVTNKRNYVVQRLLSMFFTLAMLATVGATLLLLVFGQQIGMFLINHLNFSEDFLSFWNNLRWTVTLIVIFVVFTFLYWVAPNRRSTLISVLPGALFSTIGWTVASLGFAYYVNNFGNYSATYGSIGVIIILMLWFYLTGIILMIGGELNATLAIRKKKKELGEIN, from the coding sequence GTGTGGAAAAAAGTAGTTAAATATACAAAGAAAAACGGGATTGTTCAAATCGGCCAAGCAGTTAGTGCAAGAGTAGGTCGAAATGATGTTTCAGGAAATGCAGCACAGTTAGCTTATTATATGCTATTTTCCATTTTCCCAATGCTCTTAATCGCGGCAACCTTACTTGCCTATCTTCATATTGATAAAGATTCCGTTTTTAATATGATTAAAGAATTTGCGCCAGACCAGATTATGGACTTTTTAGAAGAAAATTTAAATAACTTACTAACGCAGAAAAATGGCGGATTACTTTCTATCGGGATTATCGCGACTTTATGGTCAGCATCTAATGGCATGAATGCGGTCATGAAATCGCTCAATAAAGCATACGGAGTAACGAATAAACGGAATTATGTCGTGCAACGATTACTCTCCATGTTTTTCACACTCGCAATGCTTGCAACAGTGGGGGCAACCTTGCTATTACTTGTATTTGGACAACAAATAGGGATGTTTTTAATTAATCATTTGAATTTCTCCGAGGACTTTCTTAGCTTTTGGAATAATCTTCGTTGGACGGTTACGCTCATTGTTATTTTCGTCGTCTTTACCTTTTTATATTGGGTGGCACCAAACCGGCGCAGTACGTTGATTAGTGTTCTACCTGGAGCGCTTTTTTCAACAATCGGTTGGACTGTTGCCTCGCTAGGTTTTGCGTATTACGTGAATAATTTCGGCAACTATTCGGCAACATATGGCAGTATCGGTGTAATAATTATTTTAATGTTATGGTTTTATTTGACCGGCATCATTTTGATGATTGGCGGAGAGCTTAATGCTACGCTTGCAATTCGGAAAAAGAAAAAAGAATTAGGCGAAATCAATTAA
- a CDS encoding aminoglycoside N(3)-acetyltransferase encodes MGEKMAIWRTKKPATKQKIVSDLQESGIKKGDTIIFHSSMSKAHWICGGPVTVILALQELVGESGNIVMPAQTGQLSDPAKWENPPVPESWWKIIRRETPPFDPLVTPTRGMGVIAETFRTMPDVERSFHPYHSFCAWGKDKKQILANQPLAKSMGDESPLGKMYQLGAKIILFGLDNNNNTSLHLAEERSNVFPLIENQAAFLKNGEIIWEKYQEIDYNSEVFIALGRAYEKERDFHPTTIIGAPTKIYDMRDLVDFGTNYFQTKNH; translated from the coding sequence ATGGGAGAAAAAATGGCTATTTGGCGCACAAAAAAACCAGCAACAAAACAAAAAATCGTGTCAGACTTACAAGAATCGGGTATTAAAAAAGGGGATACGATTATTTTTCATTCCTCTATGTCAAAAGCGCACTGGATTTGCGGCGGCCCAGTTACCGTTATTTTAGCATTGCAAGAACTGGTTGGTGAATCGGGCAATATAGTCATGCCAGCTCAAACAGGTCAATTAAGTGATCCTGCTAAGTGGGAAAATCCGCCAGTTCCTGAAAGTTGGTGGAAAATAATTCGCAGAGAAACACCGCCATTTGACCCGCTTGTAACACCAACTCGTGGAATGGGTGTCATTGCCGAAACATTTCGTACCATGCCAGATGTTGAGCGCAGTTTTCATCCATACCATTCTTTTTGTGCTTGGGGAAAAGATAAAAAACAAATTCTTGCCAACCAGCCACTTGCGAAAAGCATGGGGGATGAATCGCCGCTAGGGAAAATGTATCAACTTGGTGCGAAAATTATCTTGTTTGGGCTAGATAACAATAACAATACATCGCTTCATTTAGCGGAAGAACGCTCCAATGTGTTTCCGCTCATCGAAAACCAGGCAGCTTTTCTTAAAAACGGCGAAATCATTTGGGAGAAGTATCAGGAAATTGATTATAATAGTGAAGTGTTTATAGCGTTAGGTCGCGCTTATGAGAAAGAACGTGACTTTCACCCAACGACGATTATCGGAGCGCCGACGAAAATTTATGATATGCGTGATTTAGTGGATTTTGGCACCAATTATTTCCAAACAAAAAACCACTAA
- the mprF gene encoding bifunctional lysylphosphatidylglycerol flippase/synthetase MprF: MKEKLMQAYSWFQKNSTIVKIVFITFVMAFVIFEIINIATGIDYPSLKENLTSQSPEQIFIMFIVGLIAVTPMLLYDYVIVKLLPGKFSPSHVIASGWITNTFTNIGGFGGVLGASLRASFYGKNASHKEILLAISKIALFLVSGLSIYCLVSLATLLIPGFADHFVNYWPWLLAGGLYFPILFTITKWKSKSLFVDLPIKRELTLIIASLLEWGFAFGCFAIIGTLMGEPVDIFKVFPLFVIASVIGIASMVPGGVGTFDVVMILGLSQLGVSQELALAWMLFYRIFYYIIPFVVGLLFFVQKAGKKVNDFLEGLPLLFLQKVAHRFLVIFVYGSGLLLILSSAVPNAIYHVPFLYKIMPFNFLFTSQITIVAFGFLLLGLARGIECKTKKAYIITFIVLGCAIFNTLARVFSLKQAIFLGIVLLCLFLARNEFYREKLVYTWSKVIMDSIIFIVCLAGYIVIGIYNSPNIKHSKEIPDYLRIASEHLWLVGFVGVFIAVVSLVIIYIYLSTTKEKLGSPFEAVKVREHLAKWGGNEVSHTMFLRDKLLFWAVEGEVLFSYRIIADKMVIMGEPTGNMDKMEEAIEEVMMNADRFGYRPVFYEVRGTMIPYLHDHGFDFIKLGEEGFVDVQNFTMSGKKKKGERALMNKLEREGYTFEIIEPPFNHEMWTILRAISDEWLDGREEKGFSLGFFDTYYLEQAPIAIAKNGEGTVVGFATMMPSYTDEMTSIDLMRYSKEAPSGIMDFLFINLFEQAKEDGFQTFNAGMAPLANVGESKYAFLGERLAGLVYRYSQGFYGFKGLRNFKSKYVTEWEQKFVAFRKRSSIAFTMLQLMILVGKKRPLANSQVILDFPLEEETKKPDSD; the protein is encoded by the coding sequence ATGAAAGAAAAACTAATGCAAGCCTACTCGTGGTTTCAAAAAAATAGTACCATCGTAAAAATCGTTTTTATCACTTTTGTGATGGCATTTGTTATTTTTGAAATTATTAATATTGCGACGGGAATTGACTATCCGTCTCTAAAAGAAAATTTAACTTCTCAAAGTCCGGAACAAATATTTATTATGTTTATCGTCGGCTTAATTGCTGTCACTCCAATGCTTTTGTATGATTATGTCATCGTTAAGTTGTTACCCGGAAAGTTTTCCCCAAGTCATGTGATTGCTTCTGGTTGGATCACGAATACCTTTACAAACATTGGTGGATTTGGCGGCGTTTTAGGTGCCAGCTTAAGAGCAAGCTTTTACGGAAAAAATGCATCTCATAAGGAAATTCTACTAGCCATTTCTAAAATTGCTTTATTTTTAGTATCTGGTTTATCGATTTACTGTTTAGTATCATTAGCTACTTTACTGATTCCTGGATTTGCAGATCATTTTGTTAATTACTGGCCGTGGCTTCTAGCAGGTGGACTGTACTTCCCAATTTTATTCACTATTACGAAATGGAAAAGTAAATCCCTTTTTGTCGATTTACCTATCAAAAGAGAATTAACACTCATTATAGCTTCTCTTTTAGAGTGGGGCTTCGCGTTTGGATGTTTCGCGATTATCGGCACATTGATGGGAGAACCAGTCGACATTTTCAAAGTGTTTCCATTATTTGTTATTGCTTCAGTGATTGGGATTGCTTCGATGGTCCCAGGTGGAGTAGGGACATTTGACGTCGTGATGATTCTTGGGCTTAGCCAATTAGGTGTTTCTCAAGAATTAGCACTCGCTTGGATGCTGTTTTACCGTATTTTCTACTATATCATTCCATTCGTAGTCGGCCTACTTTTCTTCGTCCAAAAAGCAGGGAAGAAAGTAAATGACTTTTTAGAAGGATTACCGCTACTATTCTTACAAAAAGTGGCTCATCGCTTCTTGGTTATATTTGTTTACGGCTCTGGATTATTGTTGATTTTATCATCTGCCGTACCAAACGCCATTTATCATGTGCCATTTTTGTACAAAATTATGCCATTTAATTTCTTATTTACTTCCCAAATTACCATTGTTGCATTTGGCTTTTTATTACTGGGGCTTGCGAGAGGTATTGAATGTAAAACAAAGAAAGCCTATATTATTACATTTATTGTACTAGGTTGTGCGATTTTCAATACACTTGCTCGCGTATTTTCGTTGAAGCAAGCCATCTTTTTAGGAATAGTATTGTTATGTTTATTCCTAGCTCGAAACGAATTTTACCGAGAAAAACTAGTTTATACTTGGAGTAAAGTAATTATGGATAGCATTATTTTCATTGTCTGTTTGGCAGGTTATATTGTTATCGGAATTTACAATTCACCCAATATCAAACATTCTAAAGAAATTCCTGATTATTTACGCATTGCCTCAGAGCATTTATGGTTAGTCGGCTTTGTTGGCGTATTTATCGCCGTTGTGAGTTTAGTCATTATTTACATTTATTTATCGACAACAAAAGAAAAACTCGGCTCTCCATTTGAAGCAGTCAAAGTACGCGAACATTTGGCAAAATGGGGCGGAAATGAAGTCAGTCATACGATGTTCTTGCGTGATAAACTACTATTTTGGGCAGTAGAAGGCGAAGTGCTTTTCTCTTACCGAATCATTGCGGACAAAATGGTTATCATGGGTGAACCAACTGGTAATATGGATAAAATGGAAGAAGCAATTGAAGAAGTTATGATGAATGCGGATAGATTCGGTTATCGACCAGTTTTCTATGAAGTCCGCGGTACGATGATTCCGTATTTGCATGACCACGGTTTTGACTTTATCAAGCTCGGAGAAGAAGGCTTTGTTGATGTCCAGAACTTTACAATGAGTGGTAAAAAGAAAAAAGGCGAACGCGCGCTAATGAATAAATTAGAACGAGAAGGCTATACTTTTGAAATAATAGAGCCACCATTTAATCACGAAATGTGGACAATTTTACGAGCGATTTCAGATGAGTGGCTAGATGGTAGAGAAGAAAAAGGCTTTTCATTAGGATTCTTTGATACGTACTATCTCGAACAAGCTCCGATTGCTATCGCGAAAAATGGCGAAGGTACTGTCGTTGGCTTCGCTACCATGATGCCGTCTTATACGGACGAAATGACTTCGATTGATTTAATGCGGTATTCTAAAGAAGCACCATCAGGCATTATGGATTTTCTTTTCATCAACTTATTTGAACAGGCCAAAGAAGATGGATTCCAAACATTTAATGCTGGCATGGCGCCACTTGCGAACGTTGGAGAAAGTAAATATGCTTTTCTAGGTGAACGATTGGCTGGACTTGTATACCGTTATAGTCAAGGCTTTTACGGATTCAAAGGATTACGTAATTTCAAATCTAAGTATGTTACAGAATGGGAACAAAAATTTGTTGCCTTTAGAAAAAGAAGCTCGATTGCTTTTACGATGTTACAATTAATGATTCTTGTTGGTAAAAAACGACCACTTGCAAATAGCCAAGTAATTCTTGATTTCCCTCTAGAAGAAGAAACAAAAAAACCAGATTCTGATTAA
- the rlmD gene encoding 23S rRNA (uracil(1939)-C(5))-methyltransferase RlmD, giving the protein MNQNPVEEGQKFPLTIRRMGINGEGIGYFKKAVVFVPGAITGEEVVVEAVKVRDRFTEAKLNKIRKKSPNRVTAPCPVYEACGGCQLQHVAYSAQLELKRDIVIQSIEKHTKIDPAKLKIRPTLGMEDPWRYRNKSQFQTRMVGSGQVETGLFGANSHQLVPIEDCIVQQPVTIKVTNFVRDLLEKYAVPIYDEKAGSGIVRTIVVRTGVKTGETQLVFITNSKKLPKKREMLAEIEAALPEVTSIMQNVNQAKSSLIFGDETFLLAGKESIEEKLMELEFDLSARAFFQLNPFQTERLYQEVEKALVLTGSETLVDAYCGVGTIGQAFAGKVKEVRGMDIIPESIEDAKRNAEKNGIENVYYEVGKAEDVLPKWVKEGFRPDAVIVDPPRSGCDQGLIKSLLEVEAKQLVYVSCNPSTLARDLALLAKKYRIRYMQPVDMFPQTAHVETVVLLQLKDK; this is encoded by the coding sequence ATGAATCAAAATCCAGTAGAAGAAGGACAAAAATTCCCGCTAACTATTCGACGCATGGGAATCAACGGGGAAGGAATCGGCTACTTTAAAAAAGCAGTTGTATTTGTTCCTGGCGCAATTACCGGTGAAGAAGTAGTTGTCGAAGCGGTCAAAGTTCGCGATCGTTTCACCGAAGCAAAATTAAATAAAATTCGTAAAAAATCTCCCAACCGAGTTACCGCACCTTGCCCAGTATACGAGGCGTGTGGTGGTTGCCAGTTGCAACATGTGGCCTATAGCGCCCAACTTGAATTAAAACGAGATATTGTTATTCAATCAATCGAAAAACATACAAAAATCGATCCAGCGAAATTAAAAATCCGCCCAACACTTGGAATGGAAGACCCGTGGCGCTACCGTAATAAAAGCCAATTCCAAACAAGAATGGTAGGCAGTGGCCAAGTTGAAACAGGACTTTTCGGAGCCAATTCACACCAACTTGTTCCGATTGAAGATTGTATTGTCCAACAACCCGTTACCATTAAAGTAACGAATTTTGTTCGCGACTTACTAGAAAAATACGCTGTGCCAATTTATGATGAAAAAGCTGGTAGTGGTATCGTGCGGACAATCGTCGTGCGTACTGGCGTGAAAACCGGCGAAACACAGCTCGTCTTCATTACGAATAGTAAAAAGTTACCTAAAAAACGCGAAATGCTAGCAGAAATCGAAGCTGCTCTCCCAGAAGTCACTTCGATTATGCAAAACGTCAACCAAGCAAAATCTTCACTTATTTTTGGCGACGAAACGTTCCTTTTAGCAGGAAAAGAAAGCATCGAAGAAAAATTAATGGAACTCGAATTCGATTTATCTGCTCGTGCCTTTTTCCAATTAAACCCGTTCCAAACAGAGCGGCTCTATCAAGAAGTCGAAAAAGCACTCGTACTAACTGGCAGTGAAACATTAGTAGATGCTTATTGCGGTGTTGGAACAATCGGCCAAGCCTTTGCCGGAAAAGTAAAAGAAGTTCGCGGCATGGATATTATTCCAGAATCTATTGAAGACGCCAAACGAAACGCGGAGAAAAATGGCATCGAAAACGTTTATTATGAGGTAGGAAAAGCAGAAGATGTTTTACCGAAATGGGTGAAAGAAGGTTTCCGCCCAGATGCAGTCATCGTTGACCCACCAAGAAGTGGCTGTGACCAAGGCCTTATTAAATCATTACTCGAAGTAGAGGCAAAACAACTTGTTTACGTATCCTGTAATCCGTCCACATTAGCACGTGACTTGGCTTTACTCGCGAAAAAATACCGCATTCGCTATATGCAACCAGTCGATATGTTCCCGCAAACAGCACATGTAGAGACCGTAGTACTTTTGCAGTTAAAAGATAAATAA
- a CDS encoding OsmC family protein: MTKPLKLVYTENGFDTGSFLIDDKLTDYSPADLMLMSIASCSAIVFRNILKKKRVDFTDLWVDATMERIPEDENRISAIHLHFKITGADLNPKALEKALKLTPKYCSMVRSVEKSILVDESLEIMP; the protein is encoded by the coding sequence ATGACAAAACCATTAAAGCTAGTTTATACCGAAAATGGGTTTGACACAGGAAGTTTTTTAATCGATGACAAACTAACTGATTATTCACCAGCAGATTTGATGTTGATGTCTATTGCCAGTTGTAGCGCCATTGTTTTTCGTAACATTTTAAAGAAAAAACGAGTAGACTTCACTGACTTGTGGGTAGATGCTACAATGGAACGCATCCCAGAGGACGAAAATCGTATAAGCGCGATACATCTTCATTTTAAAATAACTGGTGCGGACTTGAATCCAAAAGCACTTGAAAAAGCTTTAAAACTAACACCGAAATACTGTTCGATGGTTCGTTCTGTCGAAAAAAGCATCCTTGTCGATGAAAGTCTTGAAATCATGCCATAA